One window from the genome of Hydractinia symbiolongicarpus strain clone_291-10 chromosome 1, HSymV2.1, whole genome shotgun sequence encodes:
- the LOC130641440 gene encoding zinc finger C4H2 domain-containing protein-like → MSECKRDTREIFTYHEKSLTSHDMYVIQKEEEQLNQLRHEELMLQREEMLHLDAVKLLQKDLKHIRLCMRDKELQLEHSRLQCYGRHHPLKTDVHLNRLEQNIDESHKRLNREIPVIHYPDANEAYTTNKGSRVSTPSPTLIPSPTSTSSPTQVTTSKITSYMMPQQPAKVFSAMPRSAKGPPMKTCMSCKHSIHRNAPVCPICKAKSHSKNPKKRKASD, encoded by the exons ATGAGTGAGTGCAAGCGAGATACAAG AGAAATATTCACTTATCATGAAAAGTCTCTTACATCACATGACATGTATGTAATACAGAAAGAGGAAGAGCAACTGAATCAACTACGACATGAAGAACTTATGTTGCAAAGAGAGGAAATGTTACATCTCGATGCAGTGAAGCTGTTACAAAAAGATTTGAAACAT ATACGTTTGTGCATGAGAGATAAAGAGCTCCAACTTGAGCATTCCCGTTTACAATGCTACGGTCGACATCATCCCTTAAAAACAGACGTACATCTGAATAGACTGGAGCAGAATATTGATGAAAGTCACAAAAGATTAAACAG GGAGATACCAGTTATTCATTACCCAGATGCTAACGAAGCATACACAACTAACAAAGGAAGCAGAGTATCTACACCAAGTCCAACACTAATACCAAGTCCAACAAGTACAAGTAGTCCAACACAGGTTACCACTTCAAAAATAACCTCCTACATGATGCCACAGCAACCAGCAAAGGTATTTTCAGCTATGCCTCGCTCTGCGAAAGGCCCACCAATGAAAACATGTatgtcgtgcaagcacagcataCACCGAAATGCACCAGTCTGTCCGATATGTAAAGCAAAAAGTCATTCAAAGAATCCAAAGAAGAGAAAAGCAAGCGACTAA